The following proteins come from a genomic window of Microbacterium lemovicicum:
- the kynA gene encoding tryptophan 2,3-dioxygenase, with protein MSDGVQDNTRTIEKTVVTDFADRMSYGGYLDLGTLLSAQRPLSDPEHHDELLFIIQHQTTELWLKLVLHELAAACRLLREDRLAPALKCVARVKHIQKTLTEQWSVLATLTPAEYAQFRGVLGSASGFQSAQYRAVEFTLGNKNAGMLRVFADDAPALALVTAALEAPSLYDEFLRLLARSGYAVPAGILERDVTTAWTFVPELVPLFAQIYADPEKHWTAYEACEELVDLEDNFQLWRFRHLKTIERIIGFKTGTGGSSGVPFLQRALQLTFFPELFAVRTEIG; from the coding sequence GTGAGCGACGGCGTCCAGGACAACACCCGCACGATCGAGAAGACGGTCGTCACCGACTTCGCGGATCGCATGAGCTACGGCGGCTACCTCGACCTCGGCACGCTCCTGTCGGCGCAGCGCCCGCTCAGCGACCCCGAGCACCACGACGAGCTGCTGTTCATCATCCAGCACCAGACGACGGAGCTCTGGCTCAAGCTCGTGCTGCACGAGCTGGCGGCCGCCTGCCGTCTGCTGCGCGAGGACCGTCTGGCTCCCGCGCTCAAGTGCGTCGCTCGTGTGAAGCACATCCAGAAGACCCTCACCGAGCAGTGGTCGGTGCTCGCGACCCTCACCCCCGCCGAGTACGCGCAGTTCCGCGGCGTGCTGGGCAGCGCGAGCGGCTTCCAGTCCGCCCAGTACCGCGCCGTCGAGTTCACCCTCGGCAACAAGAACGCCGGGATGCTGCGGGTGTTCGCCGACGACGCACCGGCGCTGGCGCTGGTCACCGCGGCGCTGGAGGCCCCCAGCCTCTACGACGAGTTCCTCCGCCTGCTCGCACGTTCGGGCTACGCCGTGCCCGCCGGCATCCTGGAACGCGACGTCACCACGGCCTGGACCTTCGTGCCCGAGCTCGTGCCGCTCTTCGCCCAGATCTACGCCGACCCGGAGAAGCACTGGACGGCCTATGAGGCGTGCGAGGAGCTCGTCGATCTCGAGGACAACTTCCAGCTCTGGCGCTTCCGTCACCTCAAGACCATCGAGCGCATCATCGGCTTCAAGACGGGCACGGGCGGGTCGAGCGGCGTCCCGTTCCTGCAGCGCGCCCTGCAGCTGACGTTCTTCCCCGAGCTCTTCGCCGTGCGCACCGAGATCGGCTGA